Below is a window of Micromonospora chersina DNA.
CGTTGTGCGCGGCGCGGACCGCCTCGACGAGCAGGGCCGGCCCGGCGTCCTTGAGGATGAAGCCGACCGCGCCGTTGCGCAGCGCGCCGTAGACGTACTCGTCGAGGTCGAAGGTGGTCACCACGATGACCCGCATGGGGTTGGGCACCCCCGGGCCGGCCAGCGCCCGGGTCACCTCGATGCCGTCCAGCCGGGGCATCCGGATGTCGACCAGGCACACGTCCGGGCGCAGCCGGCGGGCCTGGGCGATGGCGTCGACGCCGTCGGACGCCTCGGCCACCACGCTGATGTCCGGCTGGTCCTCGAGGATCAGCCGCAGGCCGCCGCGGATCATCGCCTGGTCGTCGGCGAGCAGCACCCGGATGGTCATCGTGCCGTCCTGGAGGGGAGGGGGAGGGTGGCCAGCACGCACCAGCCTCCGCCGGCGCGGGGACCGGTCCGCAGCGTGCCGCCGAGGGTCTGGACGCGCTCGCGCATCCCGACCAGACCGTACCCGCTGCGGTGGCCCTTGCGGGCCGGGCCCGGCGGCGCGTCGTCCACCACCTCCACCGAGATGCCCTGCGCGTCCTGGCCGACGGTCACGGTGACCGACCGGGCGTGCGGGGCGTGCCGGGACACGTTCGTCAGTGACTCCTGGACGATCCGGTAGACCGTCGTGGTCACCTCCGGCGGCCACGGCGCGGCCGGCTCCGGCATCCGCAGCCGCACCGGCGGGCCGTGCCGGTTGAACCGCTCGACCAGGGCGCTGAGCTGCTCCGGGCCGGGCGAGGCGGGCGCCGCGTCCTCGGTGTCGCGCAGCAGCCCGACCACCCGGCGCATGGCCGCGAGGGCGTCCGAGCCGGCCAGCTCGATCCCGGCCAGCGTGGCCGGCAGCTTCTCCGGGTGCTTGCCGGCGACGAGCTGGGCGGCCTGGGCCTGCACCACGATCCCGGTGATGTGGTGGGTGACCACGTCGTGCAGCTCGCGGGCCAGCTCCAGCCGCTCGTCCTGGCGTACCTTCTCGGCGGTGGCCTGGTTGCGGGCGTCGACCAGGCGCAGCGAGAGGCCGACCGCGACGGCGCCCAGCCAGGCCAGCCCGCTCAGGGCGGCCACCGAGGAGATGCCGGAGGGGGAGGGGCGGGCGGCGAACTGGCTGCCCACCACGAGGACGAGGCCGGCGGCGCCCACCGCGCCCGCCGGCACCGGTGGCAGGGTACGCAGTGCCGCGCCGACCAGCACCGCCAGCGCGAGCGCCATGGCCGGGCCCGGCTCGGCCGGCAGGTGGGCCAGCCGGGCGACCAGCACGGTGCACGCCACGGCGACGAGCCCGGCGACGGCCAGCCAGCCCCGGTGCCACCGGCGCAGCAGCGCGAGCACACACACCACCACGGCGGCGAGCCCGCCGAACAACCAGTACCGGGCGCCCCAGGTCTGCGCGATGGCGACCGCCTCGACCGCGAGCGCCATCAGGAACGCGACGACGAACCCCAGGTCGGCGGCGGTGCCGGCGAGCCGGTCCCAGATCTTCACCCCGCCCACGGTACGGAAGCCCGGCCCGCCGACGGCGCCGGCCGGGCGGGAACGGCGGGCGCCGTCCGCCCGGCCGGCGCCGGCCGGCGGGGGGAGGTGGTCGAGATCGGACACGCTCACCGGGCCCGCGCGGACGGCGTCCAGGCGGCGGTGGCCGGTGCGACGCCCGTGCGCGCGTCGCTGCCGCGCAGGGTCAGCCCGGCGGCCACGGCGGCCAGCCAGCCCAGCGCGTCCAGCACGGTCACGGCGCTGAACCCGTTCTGGTTGTCCAGCGCGGACAGGTAGCTGCCGACGACCACGAGCAGGCCGCCGGCGCCGACCGCGGCGGCCGTCTGCAACGGCAGGGTACGCAGCGCCGAGCCGACCAGCACGGCC
It encodes the following:
- a CDS encoding response regulator — encoded protein: MTIRVLLADDQAMIRGGLRLILEDQPDISVVAEASDGVDAIAQARRLRPDVCLVDIRMPRLDGIEVTRALAGPGVPNPMRVIVVTTFDLDEYVYGALRNGAVGFILKDAGPALLVEAVRAAHNGDALVSPSVTLRLLKHVTTVGKPARGRPTPNLSEREIEVVRAIARGRTNQEIAAELFISLSTVKSHLSGIQTKLGLRNRVEVAAWAWENRVVESS
- a CDS encoding sensor histidine kinase; this encodes MSDLDHLPPPAGAGRADGARRSRPAGAVGGPGFRTVGGVKIWDRLAGTAADLGFVVAFLMALAVEAVAIAQTWGARYWLFGGLAAVVVCVLALLRRWHRGWLAVAGLVAVACTVLVARLAHLPAEPGPAMALALAVLVGAALRTLPPVPAGAVGAAGLVLVVGSQFAARPSPSGISSVAALSGLAWLGAVAVGLSLRLVDARNQATAEKVRQDERLELARELHDVVTHHITGIVVQAQAAQLVAGKHPEKLPATLAGIELAGSDALAAMRRVVGLLRDTEDAAPASPGPEQLSALVERFNRHGPPVRLRMPEPAAPWPPEVTTTVYRIVQESLTNVSRHAPHARSVTVTVGQDAQGISVEVVDDAPPGPARKGHRSGYGLVGMRERVQTLGGTLRTGPRAGGGWCVLATLPLPSRTAR